Genomic segment of Coregonus clupeaformis isolate EN_2021a unplaced genomic scaffold, ASM2061545v1 scaf3313, whole genome shotgun sequence:
gatcccggacgagcccccacttgtcacgaaccggctcaagttcgtaacaaaagggagacacgtggagacaaggaatacccaaaatatatatttattagctaaagtaaactaaatcaaataacaatggtgtgtgtaatcagtaatcagtagtgtaagtgagtgtttgcagggataaatgtaataatgcaaaGTGTTGAAAGGTgacaaagcaaacaaccaaaaaggccacaaaaatatcacaaccaaagtcaaagtatctgcctggagagagtctcctcaatgaatgtggaagaggtccatttatgctgggacacacccggcccaggtgtttcccatgtagctgacgaccctcccaactccgcccaccggcatcctaataaggaaacaagagcaaagagagaatacggcagacagagtgggagggtcgtcacagctggtcaagggcagtcaagtctggggtgaaccaggggctatacatGAACTCTAACATTGGTTTCAATGGGAATGACGGTAAATGGCTCAGACATTTATGGCAAACTGAAACTAAAATAACCAATTTACCTGAGTCTACAATGGCAGTCTTAAAATAGAGTACGGATAGTGAGAAGTAACTTTCAAGACAGAAGCAATTGTGCCCTATAGTGGTGGACTTTATACTGTACCAGGTTACTACACaactaacatacactgagtgtacaaaacattaggaacacctgctctttccatgacatagactgaccaggtaaattcaggtgaaagctatgatcctttgaacggggtatggtagtaggtgtatcaagaattgtccaccacccaaaggtcattcagccaacttgacacaactgtgggaagcattgagtcaacatgggccagaatccctttggaacgctttcgacaccttgtagagtccatgccccgacaaattgaggctgttctgagcaacagggggtgcaactcaatattagcaaggtgttcttaatgttttgtacactcagtgtatgtaggccTCCATGTTTTTAAATAGTACAGTATCACACATCACAGTACAATGCCATAAAGCGTGGGCCTGTAGTACATGTAAATCAACTTAAAGTTGGTTTTTATTTCCATATGCAAAGAATAAAGCATCATTGTTCatgtaataatgtaatattaGCCTCATAACAACTCCAGGAATAGGAAATAGTGATGAAATAATCAAATAAATGAAAAGACAGAGACAAATGCTTTTGAActactatttatttttatttaaaaatgtaaaattcAGAGCAAAGTGTCAGAAGAATCCTGTGGGGAGAGAAAACAAGAGAATACATGAATTTAATAGGTGTGAACTAATCAGGGTTCAACGAAGCACTTCAAGTcctcaatgagagagagagagagagagagagagagagagagagagagagagagagagagagagagagagagagagagagagagagagagagagagagagagagagagagagagagagagagagagagagaaggagtgtggCCCTTCAGGTCTCTGCAGTAGGACTACATGCTGGCCATGAGGTACTCGAGGTGGTACTCGAGGAGGCTGGAGAGCTCAGTGACCAGAGACTCTCGGTTAAAATACCAGGCCAGCTGCTGCCCAAACATGTCATCTAGCAGAGCCATCAGCCCGCCCTGAAGGgaacaccacacaacacataGAAAATGGCTCTGAGCTACTAGCTtatcaagaggagagagacaatgagagttaCTCCCCCTAAAACGGCATTGAAACCCTGTTAACCAGGAACGAGTAAAGAGGAAGTAAACTAGTAATAAGGAAGAAAACAGGAAGTAAACTCTTGACTCTTACATTGAGCAGCAACAGGTATCTCTCAGCCTTTGGCTCAATGCTGGCAACAGTGGGCAGGAAGGAGTACAGGAGAGTGTACAGACGCTCCATGAACCCACCAGGTTGCTAAAgtaaacagaggaggagagagaagagaaattgAAGTGAAATTGCTAATAGACAGACATCTAAACATTTACCAGCGAGATGCTACTTACCACCATCAGGGATTTCTGAGCTGTCATCATCCCAAACAGCACCAGCTCAAAAAGGACATCTATCAGGTTAACATGATGGATCTAGGACAAGAAAACACGTTTGGAGAAAATAGGAATGATTTCAAATAGATCAGCTACTGTGCCGTATAAAGACATGCATGTGGAAGAACTCAAAGTGAGACTTGAAAGAGTTAATTAACTCACATTTGCCTCAGCCAGCTCCCTCTCAATGTCAATCTGCTTGGAGGGGTCACTCAGGTAGTCCACAAAGTCGTTATAGGCACGGATGAATTCGGCCTCGTCCTATCACAAAGCAAAGAGCAGTGATGTTAGTGCACAGAACACATTTCCCACCGAGGACGCTCTCTTTCCCTTGAAGGACAATGAGTTAGTGAGCTACCATCTGGTGGACCTGAACCAGTGCGCCCAGTAGGACCTTTCCCGCCACAAACAGATGGTTCCTACTCAGGGTGGAACCGAGCAGGGtctagagaagagggaagagttaGGGTGAGACACCCATCTTactctaggagacagacagaacaggaagacacagagagtcaaagaaaAGTGGGTCCACTCACAGTAAAGGCCTGGCGCAGGGAGACGAGCCTCAGGCCGATGTCCTCCACTCTCTTGGTGGTAAGGTagaggctgtggaagagagggaatgGAGCATGTCAATGGGGGGATAACAGCATTGTGACCACTATCCTTCAGCATCTGACAAGCTCAGACTATACACACATTTAGAGGGACTCACTTTAGCAGAGGAACCTCCCTCTCCTCAGGCAGCAGGTCCCTCCTCCCAGCCCTACAATAACAGAACAATTATTCAACATCAGTGACCAATGTAATGACATGACAAACAATGGGTCAATCGAAGGATCTTAATGCTACTAGTcaatagtatgtgtgtgtgtaacatctgACCTCATAGCAGTTGTGGCCCTCAGGCTCTGGCTCAGTGAACTGCTGAGTGGTGGGCGTAGAGACGGAGGCAGCCTCCGACCACGCCGAGGAGGAGAGCAGCCCATCCAGCCCCATGTGGAGAGTGGCGTACACCACCGAGACATCAGTTTGctgctcaaaacacacacacacaacacacgttaaTAGAAAACAGACCATATCTAATGGAAAATGCCCTGTAATTTCTATTCTATACACATAGGAAATTGTTTATTTACCTGGTAGCAGCCATGCGTCACGGCCACAGACGTCTCGTGGCGGAGGTGAGACGCATACTGGGTCACCCTGCCAGCCACATACTGACAGAGAGAAACGACATGTTAAGGCCAAACGGAATAAGTGAAGAAAAGCCTAATCTAATACTAATTCAGTAGTATTTACATCTTACCTGGATCCAAGAGATGGACTGCACCTTGGTGGCACAGTAGGGGATGCCCTCTGGACTAAGTCTGTGTGTCTCCTTGGAGATGGCCCACACCAGTTGAGTCTCCAGGCCTCGAACCCTACTCGCGCATGGTGCATCCTCACCACCACCTGCTGTGGAGTAAAACAACaagacaacatcaacaaaacaacatcAGCCATCGCTGTAACATATTTCCATCAAGATCACATGACATTGACGATGTAGATTAGGATTAGGTAATGACAAAGACACATACCTGGGATCCCCCACGCATGTAGGTGATAATGGGGCTGATGAACTGGAAAGTTCTCCAAGCTTTAGCCACCGGACCGGCATTGTTCTGCACAAGAGGGGGttgacattacaatacattcaggtTAGAAACAGCAAACATTGCAACAgtgatgtgactgtgtgtgtgggtctcttACCCTGATCACAACAGGCCCACAGTACAGGGAGCTAAACCTAATCGGTATCAACTGCCAATTACCAATGGCCTCCTAAAGCAGAAAGCAGACAACAAAGATTTTTAGAATGTCAAAGTGACACAAATTGAATATCTGGGATACTTTTCAAACATTAAACTTTCTGAAAATTGTACCTCAAGGATAGTCGGCACATCTGGCACCTCCTCAAGGATGGCTGGCAGCAGAGGTACATCCGGCACATCATCCAATGGCACAACCAACTGGACCTCATCCAGGACAGTTGATTCTAAAATTAGGAACATTGaaatacaaacaaacaaatgttAGGATGTAAAACGTAGCTGAGCTAGCTAGTACTACTAGTTCAAAAGTGCATCTCTTAGCAAAAGTCACTAAAGTCAACGTTAGCTTGCAAGTATGGATTAcagaaatacacaacatttcacaaattacatttatattgttaaatgtggtaaGATAATAAGTTTAAACTCAACATACCCTCTTGAAGTCGATGTCGCTGTCCACCTCCCGACGATTGCAAACCCTGCAAAACGGAAAAAGACAACAAAAACAACCCACAAATGAATTTGAACAACCTGTCGACGCAGTAGACCGCCGACGTCCACGCACTCTCTCCACCAATTTTGAAAAGCACCCAGGCATTTTCCAGTCGATCTTTCAGTCTCAGGTCTCAAAAATCTgtcatgtttgttgttgttgaacagCAAACtgaagttgttgttgttttcgaaCAGAAAACGTTCAATAGAACGCCGAGATGTTCTATCGGTTCGATGTCTCTTGGCAACACATATTTTTGAAAATTGTTGTTtacaaaattgacagctgtgttgCCATAGAAATGAGTTTGGAACTCTATGCTTACCATTAGAATTCTATAACAATTCCATTCCTActcatcattctaattctattgaCCCTAttttgtcaccagaggatttcctatgttgttggtataaaataaaacaaaaaataccAAATGTTTTTTTAAGTCACTAGCTAGGTCAATGGCCCATTGAAATGTTTTAGCATGTTTCATGGAAGTTGTTGTTGAACTTCT
This window contains:
- the LOC121563692 gene encoding uncharacterized protein LOC121563692, translating into STVLDEVQLVVPLDDVPDVPLLPAILEEVPDVPTILEEAIGNWQLIPIRFSSLYCGPVVIRNNAGPVAKAWRTFQFISPIITYMRGGSQQVVVRMHHARYVAGRVTQYASHLRHETSVAVTHGCYQQTDVSVVYATLHMGLDGLLSSSAWSEAASVSTPTTQQAGRRDLLPEEREVPLLNLYLTTKRVEDIGLRLVSLRQAFTTLLGSTLSRNHLFVAGKVLLGALVQVHQMDEAEFIRAYNDFVDYLSDPSKQIDIERELAEANIHHVNLIDVLFELVLFGMMTAQKSLMVQPGGFMERLYTLLYSFLPTVASIEPKAERYLLLLNGGLMALLDDMFGQQLAWYFNRESLVTELSSLLEYHLEYLMASM